Proteins co-encoded in one Ensifer sp. PDNC004 genomic window:
- a CDS encoding DUF2249 domain-containing protein, whose protein sequence is MTIAETDKPFIDVRTIPPVERHPKIFGMLNALAESGAFIIINDHDPRPLHYQLETRYPGEFTWEYLEQGPDVWRVEIGRQQSSGCDCCCGGH, encoded by the coding sequence ATGACCATTGCAGAGACCGACAAGCCCTTCATCGATGTGCGGACGATCCCGCCGGTAGAACGCCATCCGAAAATCTTCGGCATGTTGAACGCGCTTGCCGAGAGCGGCGCCTTCATCATCATCAACGACCACGATCCGCGCCCGCTGCACTACCAGTTGGAAACCCGCTATCCGGGCGAATTCACCTGGGAGTATCTCGAGCAGGGACCTGACGTCTGGCGTGTCGAGATCGGCCGGCAGCAGTCCTCCGGCTGTGACTGCTGCTGCGGCGGGCACTGA
- a CDS encoding DUF2249 domain-containing protein, with translation MSQDPYELDVRPHLRGGSDPFQAIMNAVDSLAPGQALKLIATFRPIPLFSVMAGRGFTHQDRPLDNGEWEVLFTPEGEVEGIRLSAGETELDTWPDPSRQLELTELDPPEPMVRILATAEKMAEGEVLFALLSREPLFLYPELAKRGHKWAGNFDATGETYRILIRIGGRRSHVGG, from the coding sequence ATGAGCCAAGATCCCTATGAACTCGACGTACGGCCGCACTTGCGCGGCGGCAGCGATCCGTTCCAGGCCATTATGAATGCAGTCGACAGCCTCGCTCCGGGCCAGGCGTTGAAGCTGATCGCAACCTTCCGGCCCATTCCGCTTTTCAGCGTCATGGCGGGTCGCGGCTTCACCCATCAGGACCGCCCCCTCGACAATGGCGAATGGGAGGTTCTGTTTACGCCAGAAGGGGAGGTCGAGGGGATCAGGCTTTCGGCCGGTGAAACGGAACTCGACACCTGGCCCGACCCGAGCCGGCAGCTCGAACTGACGGAGCTCGATCCCCCTGAACCGATGGTGCGCATCCTGGCGACGGCCGAGAAGATGGCCGAAGGCGAGGTTCTCTTCGCCTTGCTCTCGCGCGAACCGTTGTTCCTCTATCCGGAGCTCGCCAAGCGCGGCCACAAATGGGCGGGCAATTTCGATGCGACCGGCGAGACCTATCGGATCCTCATTCGCATCGGCGGGAGGCGTTCCCATGTCGGCGGCTGA
- a CDS encoding NnrS family protein — MLDRLIRPKPSGGIPRGLSTTGPVLFSYGFRPFFLAAALWAIGAMALWIAAVTLGLDLAGDYGAAHWHAHEMLFGFSSAVLGGFLLTAIPNWTGRLPVSGRPLAALFGLWVIGRVALLSSGFIGLPVAAAVEALFLPVLLLICAREVIVGRKWKDLKVIGGLIILSAANIWFHLSVLGNLDVDAAARLAIGAYTMLIMIVGGRIVPSFTRNWLNKVGRTDFPVPYNRFDTAAILIGVAALGAWTFAPVHIVTAAIAVVACAFHAVRLLRWHGSPTWPEKLLFVLHAAYVFVPLGFLAIAAGAVELLGDYPVMHVLTVGVIAFMMLAVMTRATRGHTGRPLVGSAVTSASYVAIAGAALIRPLAEVLPAHYHHLIALSGVLWIAAFALFTLEYGPMLVRERRAPRASS; from the coding sequence ATGTTGGACAGACTGATAAGACCGAAACCGAGCGGCGGCATTCCGCGCGGGCTCTCGACCACCGGCCCGGTGCTCTTCTCCTATGGCTTCCGGCCGTTCTTTCTGGCGGCTGCCCTGTGGGCCATCGGCGCCATGGCTTTGTGGATCGCCGCGGTTACTCTCGGCCTGGACCTTGCGGGCGACTACGGCGCTGCCCATTGGCACGCGCATGAGATGCTGTTCGGCTTTTCCTCCGCCGTTCTCGGCGGCTTCCTGCTGACGGCGATCCCGAACTGGACCGGACGCTTGCCGGTTTCCGGACGGCCGCTCGCGGCCCTCTTCGGGCTCTGGGTCATTGGTCGCGTTGCTCTCCTGTCGAGCGGATTCATCGGCCTACCTGTCGCAGCCGCTGTCGAAGCTCTGTTTCTGCCGGTGTTACTCCTGATCTGCGCGCGCGAGGTGATCGTCGGTCGCAAGTGGAAGGACCTCAAGGTGATCGGCGGGCTCATAATTTTGTCCGCCGCCAACATCTGGTTCCACCTCTCGGTCCTCGGCAATCTCGATGTCGACGCCGCAGCGCGACTGGCGATCGGCGCCTACACCATGCTGATCATGATCGTCGGCGGACGCATCGTGCCGAGCTTCACCCGCAACTGGTTGAACAAGGTCGGCCGCACCGATTTCCCGGTGCCCTACAACCGGTTCGACACTGCAGCGATCCTGATCGGTGTTGCGGCGCTCGGCGCCTGGACCTTCGCGCCCGTTCACATCGTCACCGCAGCGATTGCCGTCGTCGCGTGCGCCTTTCATGCGGTACGCCTGCTGCGCTGGCACGGATCGCCGACCTGGCCGGAGAAGCTGCTCTTCGTCCTGCACGCGGCTTACGTCTTCGTGCCGCTCGGCTTCCTGGCGATAGCGGCGGGGGCGGTCGAGCTCCTCGGCGACTACCCGGTCATGCATGTGCTGACCGTCGGTGTGATCGCCTTCATGATGCTCGCCGTGATGACACGCGCCACACGCGGCCATACCGGACGGCCGCTGGTGGGATCGGCAGTCACCAGCGCCTCCTATGTCGCGATTGCGGGCGCGGCGCTGATCCGGCCGCTGGCCGAGGTGCTGCCGGCTCACTACCACCATCTAATTGCGCTTTCGGGTGTGTTGTGGATCGCCGCCTTCGCACTGTTCACGCTGGAATACGGACCGATGCTGGTGCGCGAACGCCGCGCGCCCCGCGCCTCGTCCTGA
- a CDS encoding Crp/Fnr family transcriptional regulator — MSDLELDTLLTRATVRRVPQNEAVFEQGATADFFFLLLNGRLKVTQVTKDGQQIIVRVVNPGDLFGFARALQRSDYPGTATAATESLVLAWPTELWNIFVEKNPHLAVNALHTIGQRLDEAHTRIREMSTEEVERRVAHTVLRLAEQAGKPESGGIRIDFPISRQDIAEMTGTTLHTVSRILSAWEGQGLVVGGRQKLTLKDIPGLRRLAERAGN; from the coding sequence ATGAGCGACCTGGAACTGGACACGCTGCTGACGCGCGCCACGGTGCGGCGCGTGCCGCAGAACGAAGCCGTGTTCGAACAAGGTGCGACGGCCGACTTCTTCTTCCTGTTGCTGAATGGTCGGCTGAAGGTGACCCAGGTCACCAAGGACGGCCAGCAGATCATCGTGCGGGTCGTCAATCCCGGCGATCTCTTCGGTTTTGCCCGGGCACTGCAGCGCAGCGACTATCCGGGCACGGCAACGGCGGCGACCGAAAGCCTGGTCCTCGCCTGGCCGACGGAACTCTGGAACATCTTCGTCGAGAAAAATCCGCATCTTGCGGTCAATGCCCTCCATACGATTGGCCAGCGCCTCGACGAGGCGCATACCCGTATCCGCGAAATGTCGACCGAAGAAGTCGAGCGCCGTGTGGCGCACACGGTACTGAGGCTCGCCGAACAGGCCGGCAAACCGGAAAGCGGCGGCATCCGCATCGATTTTCCGATCTCGCGCCAGGATATCGCCGAGATGACCGGAACGACGCTGCACACGGTCTCGCGCATCCTCAGTGCCTGGGAGGGGCAGGGCCTGGTCGTCGGCGGACGGCAGAAGCTGACGCTGAAGGATATTCCGGGATTGCGGCGCCTGGCGGAACGTGCCGGCAACTAA
- a CDS encoding YtcA family lipoprotein, with translation MVRRSMRAGRRRRTIGRALLSVGMLTVAGCARDPLAPSIVVFGSYFPAWLLCAGLGIVTTVVARLILVHAGIDEHLPAPLLVYLSLALTTSIIYWYLAFGGAPH, from the coding sequence GTGGTTCGACGTAGCATGCGTGCCGGCCGCCGGCGGCGGACGATCGGGCGCGCACTTTTGTCGGTGGGGATGCTGACGGTCGCGGGCTGTGCCCGGGATCCGCTTGCGCCTTCGATCGTGGTGTTCGGCTCGTATTTTCCAGCCTGGCTGCTCTGTGCCGGGCTCGGTATCGTCACGACGGTCGTCGCACGGCTGATCCTCGTGCACGCCGGCATTGACGAACACCTGCCGGCGCCGCTTCTCGTCTACCTCTCGCTCGCGCTCACCACCAGCATCATCTACTGGTATCTGGCCTTTGGCGGAGCGCCGCATTGA
- a CDS encoding SUMF1/EgtB/PvdO family nonheme iron enzyme produces the protein MPSTKKTTVSLLSLAAPAVLLAAIGGVLSAKVGLFDDLKDGIDPSIRPPVTMTIAPRQMSYRAEGHFLKNGFAVDAPIVVAALKQPLEIMKYQVTRDDYERCVADGGCQQPEGGHGAGLSGVPMTGVNYTDATDYAAWLTKKTGEVWRLPTDQQWAFAAGSKFPDDALGIDGTKDNPALRWLADYERESSRQRAKNPMPQPSGAFGENEYGVADLDGNVWEWTETCHRRVTIGDDGEVLKESPACGIFVVNGKHRASMSFFIRDPKSGGCAVGVPPDNLGFRLVRDDRWYSGYLYAFERRFQGAG, from the coding sequence ATGCCCAGCACCAAGAAAACTACGGTTTCGCTCCTCTCGCTCGCAGCCCCGGCCGTCCTTTTGGCGGCAATCGGCGGCGTGCTTTCGGCAAAGGTTGGGCTGTTCGACGATCTCAAGGACGGCATCGATCCGTCGATCCGACCGCCGGTGACCATGACGATTGCGCCGCGTCAGATGAGCTATCGCGCCGAGGGCCACTTCCTGAAGAACGGCTTTGCCGTCGACGCGCCGATCGTGGTTGCCGCCCTCAAGCAGCCGCTCGAGATCATGAAGTATCAGGTGACGCGCGACGACTACGAGCGCTGCGTCGCCGATGGCGGCTGCCAGCAACCGGAAGGCGGCCATGGCGCCGGGCTGTCGGGTGTGCCGATGACTGGAGTAAACTACACAGACGCGACCGATTATGCGGCGTGGCTGACCAAGAAGACCGGCGAGGTCTGGCGCCTTCCGACCGACCAGCAATGGGCCTTTGCCGCCGGGTCGAAATTCCCAGACGATGCGCTGGGGATCGACGGTACCAAGGACAATCCGGCGCTGCGGTGGCTTGCGGACTACGAGCGCGAATCCAGCCGGCAGCGGGCGAAGAACCCGATGCCGCAGCCCTCAGGCGCCTTCGGCGAGAACGAGTACGGTGTTGCCGATCTCGACGGCAACGTCTGGGAATGGACCGAGACCTGCCACCGCCGCGTCACGATCGGCGACGATGGCGAGGTGCTGAAGGAGTCTCCCGCGTGCGGCATCTTCGTCGTCAACGGCAAGCATCGGGCGTCGATGAGCTTTTTCATCCGGGATCCGAAGAGCGGCGGCTGTGCGGTCGGCGTCCCGCCTGACAATCTCGGCTTCCGGCTCGTGCGCGACGACCGCTGGTATTCGGGCTATCTCTATGCCTTCGAACGCCGGTTTCAGGGGGCGGGCTGA
- the hemN gene encoding oxygen-independent coproporphyrinogen III oxidase encodes MLASALLKYGEMRLPRYTSYPTAPRFAADVDDHTYGDWLKAIPDGQDVSFYLHIPFCRSMCWYCGCHTTITKKDDPILDYLEVLRDEIRMVADAIGRPLPVAEVHFGGGTPTIIEPREFLALMALMRERFALAPSANVAVEIDPRRLTLAMAEALGEGGVRRASLGVQSFDPVVQKAINRIQSEKQTAEAVDHLRGAGVSGINFDLIYGLPHQTVRSCVETVDVAVAMRPERLAVFGYAHVPSFKKHQRMIEETALPDSAARAEQAMAISEALVKAGYRQIGLDHFALPDDDLVTAQEAGQLRRNFQGYTTDTCETLIGFGASAIGRSRDGYVQNEVPPGVYASRIASSRLATTKGYRLTDEDRLRAAIIERLMCDFSADISAIAAAHGRDWQSFVGGNSKLAELRKDGVIDIADGVITVRPEHRFVIRAVAAAFDAYIDESQRVHSKAA; translated from the coding sequence ATGTTAGCTTCTGCGCTGCTGAAATACGGTGAAATGCGCCTGCCGCGCTATACGAGTTACCCAACCGCACCGCGCTTTGCCGCTGATGTCGACGATCACACCTATGGCGACTGGCTGAAGGCGATCCCGGATGGGCAGGACGTGTCGTTCTACCTGCACATCCCCTTCTGTCGTTCCATGTGCTGGTACTGCGGCTGCCACACGACGATCACCAAGAAGGACGATCCGATCCTCGATTATCTCGAGGTGCTCCGGGACGAGATCCGCATGGTCGCCGATGCCATTGGCCGGCCGCTTCCGGTCGCAGAGGTACATTTTGGCGGCGGCACGCCGACGATCATCGAGCCGCGTGAATTCCTGGCGTTGATGGCGCTGATGCGCGAGCGTTTCGCGCTGGCACCATCGGCCAATGTCGCGGTCGAGATCGATCCGCGCCGGCTGACGCTCGCCATGGCCGAGGCACTCGGCGAAGGCGGAGTCCGGCGCGCAAGCCTCGGCGTACAGAGCTTCGATCCCGTCGTGCAGAAGGCAATCAACCGCATTCAAAGCGAGAAGCAGACGGCCGAAGCCGTCGACCATTTGCGCGGCGCCGGTGTCAGTGGGATCAATTTCGACCTGATCTACGGCCTGCCGCATCAGACGGTGCGCTCCTGCGTCGAGACGGTCGATGTGGCCGTGGCGATGCGGCCGGAACGGTTGGCGGTTTTCGGTTACGCCCATGTGCCGAGCTTCAAGAAGCACCAGCGCATGATCGAGGAGACGGCACTGCCCGACAGTGCTGCGCGCGCCGAACAGGCGATGGCGATCAGCGAGGCGCTGGTAAAAGCCGGCTACAGGCAGATCGGCCTCGACCATTTTGCCTTGCCCGACGATGATCTCGTCACCGCCCAGGAGGCTGGGCAACTCCGCCGCAACTTCCAGGGCTACACGACCGACACCTGCGAGACCCTGATCGGTTTCGGCGCCTCGGCGATCGGCCGCTCGCGCGACGGTTATGTCCAGAACGAGGTGCCGCCCGGCGTCTATGCAAGCCGCATCGCCTCCAGTCGCCTCGCAACCACCAAGGGCTACCGACTGACCGACGAGGACCGTCTGCGCGCAGCGATCATCGAACGGCTGATGTGCGATTTCAGTGCGGATATTTCCGCAATCGCCGCAGCGCATGGCCGGGACTGGCAATCGTTCGTAGGCGGCAACAGCAAGTTGGCCGAACTGCGAAAAGACGGTGTGATCGATATCGCTGATGGCGTCATCACGGTCAGGCCCGAGCACCGCTTCGTCATCCGCGCGGTGGCGGCGGCCTTCGATGCCTATATCGACGAGTCCCAGAGGGTGCACAGCAAGGCGGCTTGA
- the mdtN gene encoding multidrug transporter subunit MdtN yields MSGGDLFRRAVARVLGPLIIASAAFAVYFAFWQVDRSPRTDVAEIDAPTVAIAASVPGRVIAVEVRNNSSVKKGDVLFRLDPEPYRLRLEQAQAELKATQSEVAQGERNLDLERANADVADRQIARAKNNVMLARQTQERLEPLLPKRFVTAQQVDEARTAVKDAEVSLAQALRSAHGANRVIGTLDTRKAQADVARATVALAERDLENTIVRAPFDGKIVGLRTTVGKVVVPAETLFTLIDTAEWETVAFFRETELKAIAIGSRADVFVMADPERRISGTVEGVGWGVRSEDSATILGIPIVSNSLNWVRVAKRFPVHVRLENPPEDLMRVGASAVVVIGPAHNDADAVPAAK; encoded by the coding sequence TTGAGTGGCGGTGATCTCTTCCGGCGCGCCGTCGCGCGTGTGCTCGGCCCGCTCATCATCGCCAGCGCGGCCTTCGCGGTCTATTTCGCTTTCTGGCAGGTCGATCGCAGCCCGCGCACGGACGTCGCTGAAATCGATGCACCGACGGTCGCGATCGCCGCGAGCGTGCCGGGCCGGGTCATCGCTGTCGAAGTGCGCAACAATTCCAGCGTGAAGAAGGGCGACGTGCTCTTCCGCCTCGATCCGGAACCCTATCGCCTGCGTCTGGAGCAGGCGCAGGCCGAGCTGAAGGCGACACAGTCGGAGGTGGCACAGGGAGAGCGCAATCTCGATCTCGAGCGCGCCAATGCCGACGTTGCGGACAGGCAGATCGCCCGCGCAAAGAACAATGTCATGCTCGCGCGCCAGACACAGGAGCGGCTGGAGCCGCTCTTGCCGAAGCGGTTCGTGACCGCGCAGCAGGTCGACGAGGCGCGTACCGCCGTCAAGGATGCCGAGGTCAGCCTTGCTCAGGCGTTGCGGTCGGCCCATGGCGCAAACCGGGTGATCGGCACCCTCGATACCCGCAAGGCCCAGGCGGATGTCGCGCGGGCGACGGTCGCGCTTGCCGAGCGGGACCTGGAGAACACCATCGTTCGGGCGCCGTTCGACGGCAAGATCGTCGGCTTGCGCACGACGGTCGGCAAGGTCGTGGTTCCCGCCGAAACGCTGTTTACCCTGATCGACACGGCCGAATGGGAGACCGTCGCCTTCTTCCGCGAAACGGAACTCAAGGCGATCGCCATCGGCAGCCGCGCCGATGTCTTCGTCATGGCGGATCCGGAGCGTCGTATTTCCGGCACGGTCGAGGGTGTCGGCTGGGGCGTGCGATCGGAAGATTCCGCCACGATCCTCGGCATACCGATCGTTTCCAACTCGCTGAATTGGGTGAGGGTCGCCAAGCGCTTTCCCGTGCATGTGCGGCTTGAAAATCCGCCGGAGGACCTGATGCGCGTCGGCGCCTCCGCCGTCGTCGTCATCGGGCCCGCGCATAACGACGCCGATGCTGTTCCAGCCGCGAAGTAG
- a CDS encoding metal-sulfur cluster assembly factor has product MSAAESLDLEAKIRDALRIIIDPEMGRNIVDLGLIYDIDVQEGGIARVTMTTTIKGCPATAFLKEAVQNCVWYVPGVEYAEVRLTYEPPWTPDMMADGAMEFAHGSIF; this is encoded by the coding sequence ATGTCGGCGGCTGAAAGCCTGGACCTCGAAGCCAAGATCCGCGATGCCTTGCGCATCATCATAGACCCCGAAATGGGCAGGAACATCGTCGATCTCGGCCTGATCTATGACATCGACGTTCAGGAGGGCGGCATTGCCCGCGTCACCATGACGACGACGATCAAGGGCTGCCCGGCGACCGCATTCCTGAAGGAAGCGGTGCAGAACTGCGTCTGGTACGTGCCGGGCGTCGAATATGCCGAGGTCCGCCTGACTTACGAACCGCCGTGGACGCCTGACATGATGGCCGACGGTGCGATGGAATTTGCCCACGGCAGCATCTTCTAA
- the nirK gene encoding copper-containing nitrite reductase: protein MTEQLQMTRRTMLAGAALAGAVAPLLHTAQAHAAGAAAAAGAAPVDISTLPRVKVDLVKPPFVHAHDQVAKTGPRVVEFTMTIEEKKLVIDREGTEIHAMTFNGSVPGPLMVVHENDYVELRLINPDTNTLLHNIDFHAATGALGGGALTQVNPGEETTLRFKATKPGVFVYHCAPEGMVPWHVTSGMNGAIMVLPREGLKDEKGQPLTYDKIYYVGEQDFYVPKDEAGNYKKYETPGEAYEDAVKAMRTLTPTHIVFNGAVGALTGDHALPAAVGERVLVVHSQANRDTRPHLIGGHGDYVWATGKFRNPPDLDQETWLIPGGTAGAAFYTFRQPGVYAYVNHNLIEAFELGAAGHFKVTGEWNDDLMTSVVKPASM, encoded by the coding sequence ATGACTGAACAACTTCAGATGACCCGCCGGACGATGCTTGCCGGCGCTGCCCTGGCGGGCGCGGTTGCGCCGCTTCTCCATACCGCCCAGGCGCATGCCGCCGGCGCCGCCGCGGCAGCCGGTGCTGCCCCCGTCGACATCTCGACGCTGCCGCGCGTGAAGGTCGATCTCGTCAAGCCGCCTTTCGTTCACGCCCATGATCAGGTCGCCAAGACCGGACCGCGCGTCGTCGAGTTCACCATGACGATCGAGGAAAAGAAGCTGGTGATCGACCGCGAAGGCACCGAGATCCACGCGATGACCTTCAACGGCTCGGTGCCCGGACCGCTGATGGTGGTGCATGAGAACGACTATGTCGAACTGCGGCTGATCAACCCCGACACCAACACGTTGCTGCACAACATCGACTTCCATGCCGCAACCGGTGCGCTCGGCGGCGGGGCGCTGACGCAGGTGAACCCGGGCGAGGAAACCACGCTGCGCTTCAAGGCGACCAAGCCCGGCGTCTTCGTCTACCATTGCGCGCCTGAAGGCATGGTGCCCTGGCACGTCACCTCGGGCATGAACGGCGCCATCATGGTGTTGCCGCGCGAAGGCCTGAAGGACGAGAAGGGTCAGCCGCTGACCTACGACAAGATCTACTATGTCGGCGAGCAGGACTTCTACGTGCCGAAGGACGAGGCCGGGAACTACAAGAAGTACGAAACCCCCGGCGAAGCCTATGAAGATGCGGTCAAGGCGATGCGCACGCTGACCCCGACCCACATCGTCTTCAACGGCGCGGTCGGCGCGCTGACCGGCGACCATGCTTTGCCCGCGGCCGTGGGCGAGCGCGTGCTCGTCGTCCATTCGCAGGCCAACCGCGATACGCGGCCGCACCTGATCGGCGGACATGGTGACTATGTCTGGGCGACCGGCAAGTTCCGCAACCCGCCGGACCTCGACCAGGAAACCTGGCTCATACCGGGTGGTACCGCGGGCGCTGCCTTCTACACTTTCCGCCAACCGGGTGTGTACGCTTATGTCAACCACAACCTGATCGAGGCGTTCGAGCTGGGTGCCGCCGGCCACTTCAAGGTCACCGGCGAATGGAACGACGATCTGATGACATCGGTCGTCAAGCCGGCGTCGATGTAG
- a CDS encoding FUSC family protein, protein MLFQPRSSVRYTSILWNELQPYPGRLDLSLRMALVTTLVAVTAMALQVPEAAISCYLVFFAFRADAGSGILIAIGLLVGATIGILLAIVCLMVVADEPALRLALVAFFTFGGMYLTQASRAGPPIGTVAMVFAFVMTLYDIVPIPELLIRGLAWMWVVVFFPVVYLIAIHVIAGHSPARRLRSAIAERLEVAGRLLASRDHAAKRVAATLLAEGNGELKKYAGFSKLLALMDKHDVPRMQAATDASYDLLTLALALSLDGRRPRENAAAVEVLRRIAEAIRRRRPPEQGLAGSPDFRAFKAADPLPARLVERIVDILVGVGQPALASGAAEEGFFLPDAFSNPLYTQFALKALLAVMITYITYTALDWFAIHTALITCFMVALGTTGETMHKLALRLTGCLLGGAVAIGSTIWLVPHMTDIGQLAFLVGAVSLIAAWISVGSERISYIGWQMALCFFLVVLHGFGPSLDLNEARDRIIGIVFGNIVVSVVFSTIWPVSIGQGIRRNLAASGATLANLLARRGGPTGDYADLISGVAGALRQSELLRFEPANVRRGDIDARTTERIALGLQELAAPIIELREHDRAFGPLRGAPAPLKRAVLGYERAVAQWLNGQAERLEVWHRPKPSADLALALRRLKASLARARKASIHAGGFPRRIRDELAWRLALYEKIETVVRRLAAGDALE, encoded by the coding sequence ATGCTGTTCCAGCCGCGAAGTAGCGTCCGCTACACGTCGATCCTCTGGAACGAATTGCAACCCTATCCGGGCCGGCTGGACCTTTCCCTGCGCATGGCGCTGGTCACCACGCTGGTTGCTGTAACGGCGATGGCGCTGCAGGTCCCCGAAGCGGCGATCTCCTGTTATCTCGTCTTCTTCGCGTTCAGAGCTGATGCCGGCTCCGGCATCCTGATCGCCATCGGCTTGCTTGTCGGGGCGACGATCGGAATTCTGCTGGCCATCGTCTGCCTGATGGTGGTGGCGGACGAACCGGCACTGCGCCTGGCTCTGGTCGCCTTTTTTACCTTCGGCGGCATGTACCTGACGCAGGCAAGCCGTGCCGGGCCGCCGATCGGTACGGTCGCCATGGTCTTTGCCTTCGTCATGACGCTCTACGATATCGTGCCGATCCCGGAACTGCTGATCCGAGGGCTCGCTTGGATGTGGGTGGTCGTGTTCTTTCCGGTGGTCTATCTGATCGCGATCCACGTCATCGCCGGCCACAGCCCGGCGCGACGGCTACGCTCGGCGATCGCCGAGCGGTTGGAGGTGGCAGGCCGGCTCCTGGCTAGTAGAGACCACGCGGCGAAACGCGTGGCTGCGACGTTGCTGGCCGAAGGCAATGGCGAGCTCAAGAAATATGCCGGGTTCTCAAAGCTTCTGGCGTTGATGGACAAGCACGACGTGCCGCGCATGCAGGCGGCGACGGACGCGTCCTATGATTTGCTGACGCTGGCACTCGCCCTATCGCTCGATGGGCGAAGGCCGCGGGAAAATGCTGCGGCGGTGGAGGTTCTTCGCCGCATTGCCGAAGCGATCCGTAGACGTAGGCCGCCCGAACAGGGTCTCGCCGGATCGCCTGATTTTCGTGCCTTCAAAGCCGCTGATCCACTCCCGGCGCGCCTGGTCGAAAGGATCGTCGACATCCTGGTGGGGGTTGGCCAGCCCGCGCTCGCGTCAGGCGCTGCTGAAGAAGGGTTCTTCCTGCCGGACGCTTTCAGCAATCCGCTCTACACGCAGTTCGCGCTGAAGGCGCTGCTTGCGGTGATGATCACCTACATTACCTATACGGCCCTCGATTGGTTTGCGATCCACACCGCCCTGATCACCTGTTTCATGGTAGCGCTTGGAACGACGGGCGAGACCATGCACAAGCTGGCGCTGCGGCTGACGGGCTGCCTCCTTGGCGGCGCCGTGGCGATTGGCTCGACGATCTGGCTCGTGCCGCACATGACGGATATCGGCCAGCTCGCTTTTCTTGTCGGTGCGGTCAGCCTCATTGCGGCATGGATTTCCGTCGGTTCGGAGCGCATTTCCTACATCGGTTGGCAGATGGCGCTCTGCTTCTTCCTCGTCGTGCTGCACGGTTTCGGCCCGAGCCTGGATCTCAACGAGGCGCGCGATCGCATCATCGGTATCGTCTTCGGCAACATCGTCGTTTCGGTCGTCTTCTCGACGATCTGGCCGGTCAGCATCGGGCAGGGAATACGCAGGAACCTTGCGGCAAGCGGTGCCACGCTTGCCAATCTGTTAGCGCGCCGCGGCGGCCCCACCGGCGACTATGCCGACCTGATCAGCGGTGTCGCTGGCGCATTGCGCCAGAGTGAACTGCTGCGTTTCGAGCCTGCAAACGTGCGGCGGGGAGACATCGATGCCCGGACGACGGAGCGCATTGCCCTCGGTCTGCAGGAACTGGCCGCACCCATCATCGAACTGCGCGAACACGACCGCGCCTTCGGCCCGTTGCGCGGCGCGCCGGCGCCGCTGAAACGCGCTGTCCTTGGCTATGAGCGCGCGGTGGCGCAATGGCTGAACGGTCAGGCCGAGCGATTGGAGGTTTGGCACCGGCCGAAGCCCAGTGCGGATCTGGCCCTGGCGCTTCGGCGGCTGAAAGCGAGTCTCGCCCGCGCCCGGAAGGCAAGCATACATGCCGGAGGTTTTCCCCGGCGAATCCGCGACGAGCTCGCCTGGAGGCTTGCACTCTACGAGAAGATCGAGACTGTGGTTCGGCGGCTGGCAGCGGGGGATGCCTTGGAATGA